A stretch of Myroides oncorhynchi DNA encodes these proteins:
- a CDS encoding GNAT family N-acetyltransferase — MRINRYLNKGYRSTAAMILVQAFKNKLLGILGTEEQLYKVILQSIDAKHIVVARSSEGELIGVAAYQYNGKFTLDITLSTMIEVYGFWRGIQKMFMLFTHFPTKRDISTLYVDALAVDARFRGQGVGQLLLKEIEKITIEENLSFVSLDVVKENTRAKELYEKVGFVEVKYEELDTKSSDRLGFSGYYYMMKLV; from the coding sequence ATGAGAATTAATAGATATTTGAATAAAGGGTATCGCTCTACTGCGGCGATGATCTTAGTACAAGCTTTTAAGAATAAATTATTAGGAATATTAGGAACAGAAGAGCAGTTATATAAAGTGATCTTACAGTCGATAGATGCTAAGCATATAGTGGTAGCTCGATCTAGTGAAGGGGAACTTATCGGTGTGGCAGCTTATCAGTATAATGGCAAGTTTACCCTTGATATCACCCTGAGTACGATGATTGAAGTCTACGGATTCTGGAGGGGAATACAAAAGATGTTTATGCTATTCACTCATTTTCCGACTAAGCGAGATATTTCTACACTCTATGTAGATGCCTTAGCTGTAGATGCTCGCTTTAGGGGACAGGGAGTAGGGCAACTTCTGCTTAAAGAAATAGAAAAAATAACCATAGAGGAGAACCTCAGTTTTGTCTCTCTAGATGTGGTCAAAGAAAATACTCGTGCAAAAGAACTTTATGAGAAAGTAGGTTTCGTAGAGGTGAAATATGAAGAGCTTGATACTAAGTCAAGTGATAGACTAGGTTTCTCAGGGTATTACTATATGATGAAGTTGGTTTAA
- a CDS encoding sensor histidine kinase encodes MMSEVSKQEHKNWKYRAWLTLFVALFFIFSLYIVSTADQYQIVSFESGYTFTADVIWFIVISWVVTTLGIFISDKLPMKTYSIKELARLWTLQILIGVLIFLSLVIITDYYLIDADYVAKDDWVEVRQFLFIGVCLMIIIMVIHNGRKLIRLWKDSVYENSQMKEIMLQCQVASLKAQLDPHFMFNNYSVLGSLIKEDSEKASQFLERLSDVHRYLLSNLEHDLVSLAKEIQFLIDYFYLMKIRFGDSIQVDVSVKPELLGMKIPPMTLQLLLENAIKYNKATKKSPLNIKIYGEEEYLVIENNLQLLNNLPHSSKLGLTNIRKRYQLVEDREVVIEQTESVFRVRIPLLQDYDKSINSRR; translated from the coding sequence ATGATGAGTGAAGTGAGTAAACAAGAGCACAAGAATTGGAAATACAGAGCTTGGCTAACCCTATTTGTGGCGCTATTCTTTATTTTTTCCTTGTATATCGTCAGTACAGCAGATCAGTATCAGATTGTATCCTTTGAGAGTGGATATACATTCACTGCAGATGTGATATGGTTCATCGTTATAAGTTGGGTAGTGACTACACTGGGGATATTTATATCTGATAAGTTACCGATGAAGACCTATTCTATTAAAGAACTAGCGCGCTTATGGACGTTACAGATACTTATAGGCGTACTTATCTTCTTGTCATTAGTGATTATAACGGACTATTATCTAATCGATGCAGATTATGTAGCTAAAGATGATTGGGTAGAGGTTAGACAGTTTTTATTTATTGGTGTTTGTCTAATGATTATTATTATGGTTATCCACAACGGGAGAAAACTTATCAGGCTATGGAAAGACTCTGTTTATGAAAACTCACAGATGAAAGAGATTATGTTACAATGTCAAGTAGCTTCTCTAAAAGCACAGCTAGATCCTCACTTTATGTTTAACAACTATAGTGTGCTAGGAAGTCTAATCAAAGAAGACAGTGAGAAAGCAAGCCAATTCTTAGAACGATTATCGGATGTACACCGTTACTTACTTAGTAATCTAGAACACGACTTGGTCAGCTTAGCCAAAGAAATACAGTTCTTAATAGACTATTTTTACCTGATGAAGATACGCTTCGGTGATAGTATACAAGTTGATGTAAGTGTCAAACCCGAATTATTGGGGATGAAGATACCGCCGATGACCTTACAACTATTGCTAGAGAATGCCATAAAATATAATAAAGCAACTAAGAAAAGTCCCCTCAATATCAAGATTTATGGGGAAGAAGAATATTTAGTGATTGAGAATAATTTGCAACTACTAAATAACCTTCCTCATTCTTCTAAATTAGGACTGACTAATATAAGGAAGAGATACCAACTCGTCGAAGATAGAGAAGTGGTGATAGAACAGACAGAATCAGTATTTAGAGTAAGAATCCCTTTGTTACAAGATTATGATAAGAGCATTAATAGTAGAAGATGA
- a CDS encoding LytR/AlgR family response regulator transcription factor, translating to MIRALIVEDEQYNAQHLIGLLSEIDPTIEIVAVIEGVEDCIERLETDHNIDLIFMDIRLCDGVCFEIFDAIEVEIPIVFTTAYDQYALQVFQVNSIDYLLKPIKKVALAQSIDKYKKLHKLQAFDKSILNNLSEVMLGKKENYRMRFLLSNNDRYKVIQTQDVAYIYTEFRLSKAVMFDKSEHVLPFTMEELETELDPKRFFRASRQYLVSYESIKTIQNNLNSKVSIILNNNVEVDLSRERTRAIKQWLDT from the coding sequence ATGATAAGAGCATTAATAGTAGAAGATGAACAGTATAATGCGCAGCACCTAATAGGGCTGTTAAGTGAGATAGACCCTACTATAGAGATAGTCGCTGTGATAGAAGGGGTAGAAGACTGTATAGAACGCTTAGAGACTGATCATAACATAGATCTTATCTTTATGGATATCAGGCTGTGTGACGGTGTGTGCTTCGAGATATTTGATGCAATAGAGGTAGAGATACCTATTGTATTCACTACTGCGTATGATCAATATGCCTTACAGGTATTCCAAGTTAATAGTATAGATTATTTGCTAAAACCCATCAAGAAAGTTGCCTTGGCACAAAGCATAGACAAGTACAAGAAACTACATAAACTACAAGCCTTCGACAAGAGTATCTTAAACAATCTGAGTGAAGTAATGCTCGGCAAAAAAGAAAACTATAGAATGCGCTTCCTCTTGAGTAATAACGATCGTTATAAAGTTATCCAAACTCAAGATGTCGCTTATATCTATACAGAGTTTCGCTTGTCAAAAGCAGTGATGTTCGACAAATCAGAACACGTGCTACCCTTCACAATGGAAGAGCTAGAAACCGAACTTGATCCAAAGCGATTCTTCAGAGCCTCTAGACAATATCTAGTCAGCTATGAAAGCATCAAAACAATACAAAACAACCTTAATAGCAAGGTCAGTATTATCCTAAATAACAATGTAGAAGTTGATCTAAGTAGAGAACGCACAAGAGCTATAAAGCAATGGCTAGACACCTAG
- a CDS encoding PaaI family thioesterase, translating to MTKAIQDLYPESLAHCYGCGKNNPDGHQLKTYLEGDKTIAYFTPDAKYTAIAGSVYGGLVASLLDCHGTGSAAAFLCKHNEIPLEGTIPVRCVTASLKVDFKASTPMGEELTLKGRLRSIEGRKVWVDMTLEANGVVCATGEILAIQLKE from the coding sequence ATGACAAAAGCAATTCAAGACTTATACCCTGAGAGTTTAGCGCACTGCTATGGTTGTGGTAAGAACAACCCTGATGGGCATCAATTAAAAACATACTTAGAGGGTGATAAGACTATCGCTTACTTCACTCCTGATGCTAAGTATACTGCTATTGCGGGTAGTGTGTATGGTGGACTAGTGGCATCACTACTAGACTGCCACGGTACAGGATCTGCAGCGGCATTCTTATGTAAACATAATGAGATACCACTAGAAGGCACTATCCCTGTGAGATGTGTGACTGCATCACTTAAGGTAGACTTTAAGGCTTCTACTCCTATGGGAGAGGAACTAACGCTTAAAGGAAGACTTCGCAGTATCGAAGGACGCAAAGTATGGGTGGATATGACGCTAGAAGCTAATGGTGTGGTCTGTGCTACTGGTGAAATATTAGCGATACAGCTGAAGGAATAA